In Oryza brachyantha chromosome 1, ObraRS2, whole genome shotgun sequence, the following are encoded in one genomic region:
- the LOC102703071 gene encoding translin-associated protein X, producing MLPLRGCHRCLVCLRGRGLTTASSPPLLPTSMAAPPHSLPGSKTLLRSNPSPPSSSAGSVPKRSRTMATDAAAAAHSASVGCSAMKAEFARHAEYLNTLNDKRERLVKASRDVTMNSKKVIFQVHRISKSNKEEILSKAENDLAVVVNQYIGKLVKELQGTDFWKLRRAYTFGVQEYVEAATFCRFCKTGTLLSLAEINDSLLELGDKSVEPLQINVLDYLLGVADLSGELMRLAIGRISDGEIEYAKSICAFVRDIYRELTLVVPLMDDNSEMKKKMETMLQSVVKIENACFSVHVRGSEYIPLLGSSDNPDYSFFGASDYDQ from the exons ATGTTGCCCCTGCGCGGCTGCCACCGCTGCCTCGTCTGCCTGCGCGGGCGCGGcctcaccaccgcctcctctcctccccttcttCCCACCtccatggcggcgccgccccaCTCCCTCCCCGGCAGCAAGACCCTCCTCCGCTCCAACCCCTCTCCTC CCTCCTCTTCCGCTGGATCGGTGCCCAAGAGGTCCAGGACGATGGCcacggacgcggcggcggcggcgcattcGGCCTCGGTGGGGTGCTCTGCGATGAAGGCGGAGTTCGCTAGGCACGCCGAGTACCTCAACACTctg AATGACAAAAGGGAGAGGCTTGTGAAAGCAAGTCGGGATGTGACAATGAACAGCAAAAAGGTCATCTTTCAGGTCCACAG GATCAGTAAGAGTAACAAGGAAGAGATTCTTTCGAAAGCAGAAAATGATCTCGCTGTTGTGGTTAACCAGTACATTGGAAAGTTAGTAAAAGAACTGCAAGGGACTGACTTCTGGAAGCTCAGAAGGGCCTATACCTTTGGT GTACAAGAATATGTTGAAGCTGCAACATTCTGTAGATTTTGCAAGACTGGCACTTTATTAAGTCTTGCTGAAATCAATGATTCTTTGCTAGAGCTGGGTGATAAATCTGTTGAGCCCTTACAGATAAATGTACTTGACTATCTTTTAGGG GTTGCCGATCTGTCAGGCGAGCTAATGAGGCTTGCAATTGGCCGTATATCTGATGGAGAGATTGAATATGCCAAAAGCATCTGTGCATTTGTACGTGATATATACAGGGAGCTTACCCTTGTGGTGCCTCTAATGGATGACAATAGTGagatgaagaagaaaatgGAGACTATGTTGCAGAGCGTAGTAAAAATTGAGAATG CTTGCTTCAGTGTTCATGTGAGAGGATCAGAGTACATCCCTCTGCTTGGCTCATCAGACAATCCAGATTACTCCTTTTTTGGTGCCTCAGACTATGACCAATGA
- the LOC102722542 gene encoding RNA-binding protein P-like, with translation MGKKRKLDSKSPAAARSAAARAAAAAAAAAAAAVAEIEEPSSQPEALGEDPALSSQPLGQAGEGMMPSQEAGGEEGEEEVEEVEVEEEVEVDEEEELESDAASIHGLLDSFPKDQLVELLRDAAVAHEDVLTAIRRAADADPAQRKIFVHGLGWDATSETLTEAFSPYGEIEDLRVVTDRATGKCKGYGFILFSRRSGARAALREPQKKIGNRTTACQLASVGPVPPGGMPNIPAPTAAPAQLVLPPVSEYTQRKIFVSNVGADIDPQKLLLFFSKYGEIEEGPLGLDKATGKPKGFALFVYKTLEGAKKALQEPHKQFEGVVLHCQKAIDGPKPNKGGGLGGLYGAGTSGGRKGAAGYGAHSHSLPGAAVGGHVMTPPVSSLASLPGGVAGGPGVNPALGQALTALLASQGGGLGLNNILGVGANGSGLTNPGASAALGGSGLPGGYLGGYGGGGGYGGTPPGGPGRNYMGH, from the coding sequence atggggAAGAAGCGGAAGCTCGATTCCAaatcccccgccgccgctaggtccgccgccgccagggccgcagcagccgcggccgcggcggccgccgccgcggtcgccgaGATTGAGGAGCCGTCCTCCCAGCCCGAAGCCCTAGGCGAGGACCCGGCCCTCTCGTCGCAGCCGCTCGGCCAAGCCGGCGAGGGGATGATGCCCTCCCAGGAggctggcggcgaggagggggaggaggaggtggaagaggtggaggtggaagaggaggtggaggtggacgaggaggaggagctggagaGCGACGCCGCCTCGATCCACGGGCTGCTGGACTCGTTCCCCAAGGACCAGCTCGTCGAGCTgctccgcgacgccgccgtggcccACGAGGACGTGCTCACGGccatccgccgcgccgccgacgccgacccgGCGCAGCGGAAGATCTTCGTCCACGGCCTCGGCTGGGACGCCACCTCGGAGACCCTCACCGAGGCGTTCAGCCCCTACGGCGAGATTGAGGACCTCAGGGTCGTCACGGACCGTGCCACGGGCAAGTGCAAGGGCTACGGTTTCATCCTCTTCAGCCGCCGGTCCGGCGCCCGTGCTGCCCTCCGTGAGCCCCAGAAGAAGATCGGCAACCGCACCACGGCCTGCCAGCTTGCCTCTGTTGGTCCTGTCCCACCTGGTGGCATGCCCAATATCCCTGCACCAACCGCAGCTCCAGCACAATTGGTACTGCCGCCAGTGTCTGAGTACACGCAGCGGAAGATTTTTGTCAGCAATGTGGGTGCAGATATAGACCCGCAGAAACTGCTGCTGTTCTTTTCAAAGTATGGTGAGATTGAGGAGGGCCCTCTTGGACTCGATAAGGCCACCGGGAAGCCGAAGGGCTTTGCTCTATTTGTGTACAAGACCCTTGAGGGTGCCAAGAAAGCGCTTCAGGAGCCACACAAGCAATTTGAGGGGGTTGTGCTGCACTGCCAGAAGGCGATTGATGGACCGAAGCCCAACAAAGGTGGAGGACTTGGAGGCTTGTATGGTGCTGGCACTTCAGGTGGGAGGAAAGGAGCTGCTGGTTATGGAGCTCATAGTCATTCTTTGCCTGGTGCTGCTGTTGGTGGCCATGTGATGACTCCTCCAGTGTCCAGTTTGGCTTCATTGCCAGGAGGTGTAGCTGGTGGCCCAGGGGTGAATCCTGCTCTGGGGCAGGCTTTGACCGCTCTACTTGCCTCCCAGGGTGGAGGGTTGGGTCTGAACAACATTCTGGGAGTTGGCGCAAATGGTTCAGGGTTGACTAACCCAGGGGCTTCTGCAGCACTTGGTGGTAGTGGTCTGCCTGGAGGTTATTTGGGCGGCtatgggggtggtggtgggtatGGCGGTACTCCACCAGGAGGCCCAGGAAGAAATTACATGGGTCATTAG